In a single window of the Synechococcus sp. WH 8016 genome:
- a CDS encoding glycosyltransferase, with protein MDSLTTPSIIQNLTQLALANSYQIIGSDHIKIEMHEKNSEISYDVSILIATYNQSDYIQKAVESAVNQVSEAFRIQIIVADDGSSCEKQLAILSRLSLQYSDVIFMGANANMADKCISLGYPCYLANFLRLVRFSKGKYINFLDGDDYFLHQRKILNQLKILNACEELVVSGSISLMSNAKSTIPGKRQIKYLRKNNNIYTLDSIVSEGLQFTFHSQLFKGSLVQSALSQLNPCVKYLDMYLLLYSLSFGQGSFSNDYGTFYRLISTSFTGSLDSSHLKLLRLQTLCGFLLARGDFISKTNRIELMSSVCRESAKIPVSVSDLSIPPSLLQDWHSAAVQLLNSYRENIDNPFFLLKRLRYLLIFCPFKMLVSRLKTFKDKFLPKSRKVNF; from the coding sequence ATGGACTCACTTACCACTCCCTCAATTATTCAAAATCTTACTCAGCTTGCTTTAGCTAACTCATACCAAATCATTGGAAGTGATCATATAAAAATTGAAATGCACGAGAAAAATAGTGAAATAAGCTATGATGTATCTATTCTCATTGCCACCTACAATCAATCAGATTATATACAAAAAGCAGTTGAATCAGCGGTTAATCAAGTTTCCGAAGCTTTCAGAATACAGATTATAGTTGCGGATGATGGATCATCTTGCGAAAAGCAATTAGCAATTCTATCAAGGCTCTCATTGCAATATAGCGATGTCATTTTCATGGGCGCAAATGCTAATATGGCTGACAAATGCATCTCATTGGGTTACCCATGTTATTTGGCCAATTTTTTAAGACTTGTTAGATTTTCGAAGGGAAAATATATAAACTTTCTTGATGGAGATGATTATTTTCTCCACCAGAGGAAAATATTAAACCAATTGAAAATATTAAATGCTTGTGAAGAATTGGTTGTCAGTGGATCAATTAGCTTGATGTCTAATGCAAAATCCACAATTCCCGGCAAAAGACAAATTAAATATCTTCGCAAAAATAATAATATCTATACTCTTGATTCGATTGTTAGTGAAGGTTTGCAGTTTACGTTTCATTCTCAATTATTTAAAGGATCTCTTGTGCAATCTGCCTTATCTCAGCTTAACCCTTGTGTTAAGTACTTAGATATGTATTTGCTCCTTTATAGCCTTTCCTTTGGGCAAGGATCATTCTCTAACGATTATGGTACATTTTATAGGCTGATTTCAACCTCATTTACCGGATCATTAGATTCTAGCCACTTAAAGCTACTAAGGTTACAAACATTGTGCGGTTTCCTGCTTGCGAGGGGAGATTTTATATCGAAGACAAATCGTATTGAGCTCATGTCAAGCGTGTGCAGAGAAAGTGCAAAGATACCAGTATCTGTTTCTGACCTGAGTATTCCTCCGTCTTTACTTCAAGATTGGCATAGTGCTGCTGTCCAGCTTCTTAATTCCTATAGGGAGAATATCGATAATCCGTTTTTCTTGCTGAAACGCTTGCGTTACCTGCTTATTTTCTGTCCTTTCAAAATGTTAGTTAGTCGGCTGAAAACTTTTAAAGATAAATTTCTTCCCAAATCCCGTAAAGTAAATTTTTAA
- a CDS encoding DUF5672 family protein — MKIKPAISIPVYKSDLSYYEQISLKSAFAKLKNYDIYILTKKSLCKQVSSSISALGVASTFKLHVVSDFHLGSHYNYNQLMLSREYYQFYVKYSHVLVFQLDAYVHNDELMYWCMKHYDYIGAPVYKYKDYWTKELNFCGNGGFSLRKISSFIKLLDENPKILTLKRVVERAKIFNWKGKTIIFLKFIAALICNKCRLRSNQNWSKLVIGYNEDFIYSTCINISSKFHVSGFVDSRLFAIDYCVHENLKQLEKLPFGCHAWWTVPENLEAWQPILNICHPPPNA, encoded by the coding sequence TTGAAAATTAAGCCAGCAATTTCAATTCCTGTATACAAGAGTGATCTTAGTTATTATGAACAAATAAGCCTAAAAAGTGCGTTTGCCAAATTAAAAAATTACGATATCTATATTTTAACTAAAAAATCACTTTGCAAACAGGTAAGTTCAAGCATTTCTGCTTTGGGTGTAGCTTCAACTTTTAAGCTACATGTAGTAAGTGACTTTCATCTTGGATCACATTACAATTATAATCAATTGATGTTATCTCGTGAGTACTATCAATTTTATGTCAAATACTCCCATGTCCTTGTTTTTCAGTTAGACGCTTATGTTCACAACGACGAGCTAATGTACTGGTGCATGAAACATTATGATTATATAGGAGCACCAGTTTACAAGTATAAAGATTATTGGACAAAAGAGCTCAATTTTTGCGGCAATGGTGGATTTTCATTAAGAAAGATCAGCAGCTTTATTAAACTTTTAGACGAGAATCCCAAAATATTAACTTTAAAAAGAGTCGTTGAAAGAGCTAAGATTTTTAATTGGAAAGGGAAAACTATTATTTTTCTAAAATTTATAGCAGCCTTGATCTGCAATAAATGTAGGTTGCGCTCTAATCAGAATTGGTCAAAATTAGTTATTGGCTATAATGAGGACTTTATTTACTCAACATGCATAAATATTTCTTCGAAATTTCATGTGTCTGGATTTGTAGATTCACGTCTGTTTGCAATTGATTATTGTGTACACGAGAACTTAAAGCAACTTGAAAAGCTGCCTTTTGGATGTCATGCTTGGTGGACAGTTCCTGAGAATTTAGAAGCTTGGCAGCCTATATTAAATATCTGTCACCCCCCCCCAAATGCCTGA
- a CDS encoding ABC transporter ATP-binding protein encodes MSESIHASTTLRLRHALQRLWVNLKIKRRRQILLVAMLMILSSIAEMFSLGAVVPFLAVLAEPDKVWVTREVQSLAPFLGWQQPTDLVLPLCFVFAAAAAFNGIVRLLALRGTIALANGIGSDLSIEVYRRTLYQPYAVHLQRNSSEAISAIASRVDQVVGMVSGILQMLTAGLVSLGLACLLLFLSPFVTLSMALVLGGGYLLAMAYSRRRLQRLGPEIMKNQTQLIRSLQEGLGAIRDVILAGNQPVYTTIYGQADRRLRQQRGLAQFLAFAPRYGMEAVGLIAIAMTALRLVAGPTSVLGALPLLGALALGAQRLLPSLQLIYLSWNNCRVNIPALSSILCYLEQPIDQADLLAVPAAPLRLEREILLKGVGFRYAKEASWVFRELDLRIGRGERIGIVGKTGSGKSTLIDLLMGLLEPTSGRVLVDGLALEGERLRAWRSTVAHVPQSIFLADASIAENIAFGVKKGQLDLQRLEQAIEQAQIANFISSLPNGYHTEVGERGVRLSGGQRQRIGIARALYKQAAVLVMDEATSALDEATEAQVMNAINKMSPDLTILMIAHRLSTLEKCDSIFNVGNAEHL; translated from the coding sequence ATGAGTGAAAGTATCCACGCCAGCACGACACTTCGTCTTCGTCATGCCCTACAGCGGCTTTGGGTGAATCTAAAAATAAAGCGTCGGCGCCAGATTTTACTGGTAGCAATGTTGATGATATTAAGCTCAATAGCTGAGATGTTTAGTTTGGGTGCTGTAGTTCCGTTTTTAGCGGTGTTGGCAGAACCGGATAAGGTTTGGGTTACGAGAGAAGTTCAGTCGCTAGCGCCCTTTCTTGGATGGCAGCAACCTACAGATCTTGTGTTGCCACTTTGTTTTGTGTTCGCAGCAGCGGCTGCATTTAATGGGATAGTGCGGTTGCTGGCTTTGAGAGGCACTATTGCTCTAGCCAACGGCATAGGCTCAGATTTGAGCATAGAAGTTTATCGCCGAACCCTTTATCAGCCATACGCTGTGCACTTGCAACGCAACAGCAGTGAAGCAATAAGCGCGATTGCCAGCAGGGTTGATCAGGTAGTGGGCATGGTAAGTGGAATATTGCAGATGCTCACTGCTGGATTGGTAAGTCTGGGGCTGGCGTGTCTTTTGCTTTTTCTCTCCCCGTTTGTAACGCTATCCATGGCATTAGTATTGGGCGGTGGATATCTACTAGCCATGGCGTATAGCCGGCGGCGCCTTCAGCGTTTGGGGCCGGAAATCATGAAAAATCAGACCCAGTTGATTCGCAGCCTGCAGGAAGGCTTGGGCGCAATTCGTGACGTGATACTCGCCGGCAATCAGCCTGTTTACACAACTATCTACGGTCAGGCAGATCGACGATTGCGCCAGCAGCGTGGTCTGGCTCAATTTCTTGCGTTTGCTCCTCGCTACGGTATGGAGGCTGTTGGGTTGATAGCCATTGCGATGACAGCTTTAAGGTTGGTGGCGGGTCCTACAAGTGTTTTGGGTGCGTTGCCTCTCTTAGGCGCCCTGGCGCTTGGCGCACAGCGTTTGCTCCCCTCTTTGCAACTAATTTATTTATCTTGGAACAATTGCCGGGTAAATATTCCCGCTCTGTCGTCGATCTTATGCTATCTGGAACAGCCAATAGATCAGGCTGATCTATTGGCTGTTCCAGCCGCGCCATTGAGACTTGAGCGAGAAATCTTGTTGAAGGGGGTTGGCTTCCGTTACGCTAAGGAGGCCTCTTGGGTGTTCCGGGAACTAGATTTACGAATTGGCCGCGGTGAGCGGATTGGCATCGTGGGCAAAACTGGTAGTGGTAAAAGTACTTTAATTGATCTTCTTATGGGGCTACTTGAACCTACGTCTGGGCGAGTACTTGTGGATGGTTTGGCGCTGGAGGGTGAGAGATTACGTGCATGGAGATCCACAGTTGCGCATGTTCCGCAGAGCATATTTCTTGCGGACGCTTCAATCGCTGAAAATATTGCTTTTGGTGTTAAGAAGGGGCAGTTGGATCTGCAGCGTCTAGAGCAAGCAATTGAGCAGGCTCAAATCGCTAATTTCATTTCTAGCTTACCGAATGGTTATCACACGGAAGTGGGTGAACGTGGGGTTCGGTTAAGTGGAGGTCAGCGCCAGCGTATAGGTATAGCTCGCGCTTTATACAAACAGGCGGCTGTGCTTGTGATGGATGAAGCTACTAGTGCTTTGGATGAGGCCACTGAAGCCCAGGTGATGAATGCAATTAATAAAATGTCTCCTGATTTGACTATTTTAATGATTGCCCATCGTCTTTCGACCTTAGAAAAATGCGATTCTATTTTCAATGTTGGCAATGCCGAGCATCTATAA
- a CDS encoding GDP-L-fucose synthase, with the protein MSGLIKADDRFFVAGARGMAGSAICRALEEKGYGVEAKGGALLTPTRQDLDLLNHEAVEAWYKENKPDVVVLAAAKVGGIVANDTYPADFLLENLKIQTNVIEGAWKAGVRRLLFLGSSCIYPKFAEQPIKEESLLAGALESTNEGYAIAKIAGIKLCEALRRQHGFDAISLMPTNLYGPGDNYHRTNSHVLPALIRRFQEAADVKAMSATCWGSGNPLREFLHVDDLGEACVFVLQYWKPKANDISFLNVGTGVELSIRDLAEAVAHATGFSGTINWDISKPDGTPRKQLDVTRLKALGWSARIALTTGLISTVEEYRAQLNKKLVRL; encoded by the coding sequence GTGAGCGGCTTGATCAAGGCCGATGACCGCTTTTTTGTTGCTGGAGCGCGGGGCATGGCGGGCAGCGCAATTTGCCGCGCGTTGGAGGAGAAGGGCTATGGCGTTGAAGCGAAAGGCGGAGCCTTGCTGACGCCAACCCGCCAAGACTTGGACTTGCTCAACCACGAAGCGGTGGAGGCCTGGTACAAAGAAAACAAGCCTGATGTGGTGGTGCTGGCGGCCGCAAAAGTGGGCGGAATTGTTGCGAATGACACCTATCCAGCTGATTTTTTATTGGAGAACTTGAAGATCCAAACGAATGTGATTGAAGGGGCTTGGAAGGCGGGGGTGCGGCGGCTGCTTTTTCTGGGTAGTAGCTGTATTTACCCGAAGTTTGCCGAGCAGCCGATCAAAGAAGAATCATTATTGGCGGGGGCCTTGGAGTCCACCAATGAGGGGTATGCGATTGCTAAAATCGCTGGAATTAAGCTTTGCGAAGCTTTGCGGCGGCAGCACGGTTTTGACGCGATCAGTCTGATGCCCACAAACTTGTATGGACCGGGAGACAACTACCACCGAACCAACAGCCATGTGTTGCCAGCATTAATCCGCCGTTTCCAGGAAGCGGCTGATGTCAAGGCCATGAGTGCAACCTGTTGGGGTAGTGGCAATCCCTTACGCGAATTTTTGCATGTCGACGACCTTGGCGAAGCTTGCGTGTTTGTTCTGCAGTACTGGAAACCTAAAGCAAACGACATTTCTTTCCTCAACGTTGGTACTGGCGTTGAATTGAGCATTCGTGATCTCGCCGAAGCAGTGGCACACGCCACCGGTTTCAGTGGCACAATAAACTGGGACATCAGCAAACCTGACGGTACCCCAAGGAAACAGCTTGATGTGACCCGCCTTAAGGCACTTGGTTGGAGCGCCCGGATTGCGTTGACGACAGGTTTAATAAGTACTGTAGAGGAGTACCGCGCCCAGCTCAACAAGAAGTTAGTTAGATTATGA
- the gmd gene encoding GDP-mannose 4,6-dehydratase, with translation MPSSDTPTPTKTALITGITGQDGSYLAELLLEKGYEVHGIKRRASSFNTSRIDHLYQDPHEDDPRLVLHYGDLTDSTNLIRIIQQVQPDEIYNLGAQSHVAVSFEAPEYTANSDALGTLRILEAVRMLGLTGTTRIYQASTSELYGLVQEMPQKESTPFYPRSPYGVAKLYAYWITVNYREAYGMYACNGVLFNHESPRRGETFVTRKITRGLARIDAGLEDCLYMGNIDSLRDWGHARDYVEMQWRMLQQEGPPEDFVIATGRQESVRRFIELTALELGWGSIEWEGKGLEEIGKRNSGEVVVRIDPRYFRPAEVETLLGDPTKAKEKLGWTPTTTLEELVAEMVATDQEEAKKEAYLKLKGFNVVGSMENPPTNPDAVKAAGGKV, from the coding sequence ATGCCCTCCTCTGATACCCCCACCCCCACCAAAACCGCCCTGATCACCGGTATCACTGGCCAAGATGGCAGTTATTTAGCGGAGTTGTTGCTGGAGAAGGGATATGAGGTGCATGGGATCAAAAGAAGAGCGAGCAGTTTTAATACCAGCCGAATTGATCATCTGTATCAGGATCCCCATGAGGATGATCCGCGGCTGGTGCTGCACTACGGGGATTTAACGGATAGCACCAACTTGATCCGGATTATTCAGCAGGTGCAGCCGGATGAGATTTATAACCTTGGAGCTCAAAGCCATGTGGCGGTGAGTTTTGAAGCACCGGAATACACAGCAAATAGTGATGCGCTGGGCACGCTGCGAATTTTAGAAGCGGTGCGGATGCTGGGGCTTACGGGGACTACGAGGATTTATCAGGCGAGCACGAGTGAGCTGTATGGGTTGGTGCAGGAGATGCCGCAAAAGGAGAGCACGCCTTTCTATCCACGCAGCCCCTATGGGGTGGCGAAGTTGTATGCCTACTGGATCACGGTGAATTACCGCGAGGCTTACGGGATGTATGCCTGCAATGGTGTGCTGTTTAACCACGAGAGCCCCAGGCGCGGTGAAACGTTTGTGACGCGCAAGATCACGCGGGGGCTAGCGCGGATTGATGCGGGTTTAGAGGATTGCCTGTACATGGGCAATATCGATTCACTACGCGATTGGGGCCATGCCAGGGATTATGTGGAGATGCAGTGGCGGATGCTGCAGCAGGAGGGTCCACCGGAGGATTTTGTAATCGCTACGGGGCGGCAGGAAAGCGTGCGGCGCTTTATTGAATTAACGGCATTAGAGCTGGGCTGGGGATCGATCGAGTGGGAAGGCAAGGGCTTGGAGGAAATTGGCAAGCGCAACAGCGGAGAAGTGGTGGTGAGGATTGATCCGCGCTATTTCCGGCCTGCTGAAGTGGAAACGCTGTTGGGTGATCCCACCAAGGCGAAGGAAAAGTTGGGCTGGACGCCAACGACAACGCTCGAGGAGTTAGTGGCCGAGATGGTGGCAACCGATCAAGAAGAGGCCAAGAAGGAGGCTTACTTGAAGCTGAAAGGATTCAATGTGGTTGGCTCGATGGAGAATCCGCCGACAAACCCTGATGCCGTAAAGGCTGCAGGGGGCAAAGTGTGA
- a CDS encoding nucleotidyltransferase substrate binding protein, which produces MADADVRWLQRLENYERALATLQRALTLAASRPLSELEQQGLIKAFEFTHELSWLLLKDFLVDQGVSGISGSRDAVRQAVVRELLAPGTESTWMAMIRSRNLTSHTYNPALAEEIAQLIANQFGKELQSLQQELRRRAEQSR; this is translated from the coding sequence ATGGCAGACGCCGATGTTCGTTGGCTTCAGCGCCTAGAGAACTACGAACGGGCCTTGGCCACGCTCCAACGAGCGCTCACTCTTGCTGCCAGCCGCCCACTTAGCGAGCTTGAACAACAAGGATTAATTAAGGCATTTGAGTTCACCCACGAGCTCAGCTGGCTTCTGCTCAAAGATTTTTTAGTAGACCAAGGTGTGAGCGGCATCAGTGGCTCAAGAGATGCAGTGCGGCAAGCCGTGGTCAGAGAGCTTTTAGCCCCTGGCACGGAAAGCACTTGGATGGCGATGATCCGCAGCCGCAACCTCACAAGCCACACCTACAACCCCGCGCTTGCAGAAGAGATCGCGCAACTCATCGCCAATCAATTCGGCAAGGAACTGCAAAGTCTGCAGCAAGAATTGCGCCGCCGAGCCGAGCAAAGCCGATGA
- a CDS encoding nucleotidyltransferase domain-containing protein, which produces MIPGIPQADSQRLLELILTHPHIEKVVLYGSRALGRQRAGSDIDLCLEAPSMKLGELLELGAQLDDLLLPWQIDLQLHHLIAHEGLLAHIERAGQLLWEQSPNAKAPEPTF; this is translated from the coding sequence ATGATTCCCGGCATTCCCCAAGCAGATAGTCAACGACTACTGGAGCTGATCCTTACCCATCCCCACATAGAGAAAGTTGTGCTCTATGGCTCGCGGGCGTTGGGGCGGCAGCGAGCAGGATCAGACATCGATCTCTGCCTCGAGGCTCCGTCCATGAAACTCGGAGAGTTACTCGAACTCGGAGCACAACTCGACGACTTGCTCTTGCCATGGCAAATCGATCTCCAGCTACACCACCTGATTGCCCATGAGGGGCTGCTGGCGCATATCGAGCGCGCCGGCCAATTGCTCTGGGAACAGTCTCCGAACGCAAAGGCTCCTGAGCCAACTTTTTGA
- a CDS encoding type II toxin-antitoxin system VapC family toxin — translation MTSVLHVVDSSGWIEVFTNGPQADRFLEVLDDETSLIVPAITVFEVFKWILREHSEAQAIQAIAVMLYACPWQTASS, via the coding sequence GTGACCTCAGTCCTTCATGTTGTGGATTCCTCGGGTTGGATTGAGGTTTTTACCAATGGACCTCAGGCAGACCGCTTCCTTGAGGTTCTTGACGATGAAACGTCTCTGATCGTGCCTGCCATCACAGTTTTTGAAGTGTTCAAGTGGATCCTTCGTGAACACAGCGAGGCGCAGGCGATCCAGGCGATAGCCGTGATGCTCTACGCCTGCCCATGGCAGACAGCATCATCTTGA
- a CDS encoding AbrB/MazE/SpoVT family DNA-binding domain-containing protein, producing the protein MDVSTVSPKYQVVIPKRVREQFDLKPGQVLQVIALPGRIELVPSRSVSALRGFLEGENTFERESDRL; encoded by the coding sequence ATGGATGTCTCTACCGTTTCCCCGAAATATCAAGTTGTCATTCCTAAGCGAGTGCGTGAGCAATTTGATCTCAAGCCAGGCCAGGTGCTGCAGGTGATCGCCCTGCCTGGGAGGATTGAGCTCGTGCCTAGTCGATCCGTTTCTGCGTTGCGCGGTTTTCTCGAGGGTGAAAACACATTCGAGCGAGAGAGCGATCGTCTGTGA
- a CDS encoding type II toxin-antitoxin system VapC family toxin: protein MTGKSFYLDTCLLVSLAFGDGGFPALEIWLEQAQSSSLWISQLVILELSDVLARSQRRGDRSAGQVAGMHLMLSEFAKERLGLLEPRSPDFERACEWVKDSRSPALRGADALHLAIAQSHNLELITADQALVQAAQARGIPCLML, encoded by the coding sequence ATGACAGGGAAGAGCTTTTATCTCGACACCTGTTTGCTGGTGTCTCTGGCCTTTGGGGATGGAGGTTTTCCAGCTCTGGAAATTTGGCTCGAACAGGCGCAGTCGTCATCGTTATGGATCAGTCAGCTGGTGATCCTTGAGCTCAGTGATGTTTTGGCGCGTTCGCAGCGCAGGGGTGATCGTTCCGCAGGTCAGGTTGCTGGCATGCACTTGATGCTTTCGGAGTTTGCTAAAGAGCGGCTCGGCTTGCTGGAACCCCGCTCCCCAGACTTCGAGCGGGCCTGTGAGTGGGTGAAGGACAGCCGTTCTCCTGCTCTGCGTGGCGCCGATGCCTTGCACCTGGCAATCGCTCAGAGCCACAACCTTGAGCTGATCACCGCGGATCAGGCTCTGGTTCAGGCCGCCCAAGCTCGAGGCATCCCGTGCCTAATGCTTTGA
- a CDS encoding type II toxin-antitoxin system Phd/YefM family antitoxin, with amino-acid sequence MRSIGLAQAKAQLSALLDAVASGDEVVITRRGKPVARLVREGSTSQAVSQSNWMQRFRGLHISESVSEPSAVERVRELRDV; translated from the coding sequence ATGCGCTCTATCGGCCTTGCTCAAGCGAAGGCACAGCTTTCGGCATTGTTGGATGCTGTTGCTTCCGGTGATGAGGTGGTGATCACCCGTCGGGGGAAGCCAGTGGCACGTTTGGTTCGTGAAGGCTCAACGTCTCAGGCCGTGAGTCAATCCAATTGGATGCAGCGCTTCCGGGGTTTGCACATCAGTGAGTCCGTTTCTGAACCTTCTGCGGTGGAGCGGGTGCGCGAGCTGCGAGACGTTTGA
- a CDS encoding PIN domain-containing protein, with amino-acid sequence MKQRFMLDTNAVRVLLERRSPQLDQWFAEDRCSVSAIVAAEIRFGLERRRLPERRAVLVKNLLDVLPVEPFDATASHVYGKLRFRLQQAGITVAAMDLLIASHALALERTLISDDQVFAQVPGLHLVQAS; translated from the coding sequence GTGAAGCAGCGCTTCATGCTCGACACCAATGCCGTTCGGGTGCTGTTAGAGCGTCGTTCGCCCCAGCTCGACCAATGGTTTGCCGAGGATCGCTGCAGTGTTTCGGCGATCGTGGCCGCTGAGATCCGCTTTGGTTTGGAACGTCGTCGGCTCCCTGAACGGCGAGCAGTATTGGTAAAAAACCTTCTCGACGTTTTGCCGGTTGAACCTTTTGATGCAACTGCCTCTCATGTCTATGGCAAGTTGCGCTTCCGGTTGCAACAGGCCGGGATCACAGTGGCAGCCATGGATCTATTGATTGCTTCCCACGCTTTGGCTTTGGAGCGCACATTGATCAGTGATGACCAGGTGTTTGCTCAGGTGCCGGGCTTGCATCTCGTGCAGGCGAGTTGA
- a CDS encoding antitoxin, with translation MRAKLFRNGRSQAVRLPATCRFEGTEVEVMRDPVTGIVSLHPLRSSPLEWLRQRSELLDSDSDASAGFGELFEVAEPDAPAQQRDWP, from the coding sequence ATGCGCGCCAAGTTGTTTCGCAATGGGCGCAGTCAGGCTGTGCGCTTGCCCGCTACCTGTCGTTTTGAAGGGACGGAAGTGGAGGTCATGCGTGACCCTGTGACCGGCATCGTCAGCCTGCACCCCTTGCGGTCGAGTCCTCTTGAGTGGTTGCGCCAGCGTTCAGAACTGCTGGACAGTGACTCTGATGCCTCGGCCGGTTTTGGTGAGCTTTTCGAGGTTGCTGAGCCGGATGCTCCGGCTCAGCAAAGGGATTGGCCGTGA
- a CDS encoding nucleotidyltransferase domain-containing protein — MDATNSEKFQTVVIPGISGPQQQRLLDVLIQQADVDAIWLFGSRAMGKERPGSDIDLCVDAARLTHLERLRLMAAIDDLLLPWTVDLALRHELPPDLLSHVQRVGRCLWTRR, encoded by the coding sequence ATGGATGCTACGAACAGTGAGAAGTTCCAAACCGTAGTCATTCCAGGGATTTCCGGGCCTCAGCAACAGAGGCTGTTGGATGTATTGATTCAACAAGCCGATGTGGATGCCATCTGGTTGTTTGGTTCGCGAGCGATGGGCAAAGAACGCCCTGGATCGGATATCGATTTGTGCGTCGATGCTGCTCGTCTAACTCATCTAGAGCGGTTGCGCTTGATGGCCGCTATCGATGATTTGTTGCTGCCATGGACGGTGGATTTGGCGTTACGCCATGAACTGCCCCCTGATCTTCTTTCCCACGTGCAGCGGGTGGGGCGCTGTCTCTGGACGAGGAGGTAG
- a CDS encoding nucleotidyltransferase substrate binding protein produces MAADIRWQQRFANYTRALEQLERFFEPPALNEREQQGLIKAFEYTFELAWNTLRDLLRSQGNESLLGSRDTLREAFRLELIQGGEFWMLMIQDRNLTSHTYNRATADAIAANIQQHYLSCFQSLRTCLQIRLEQEDR; encoded by the coding sequence TTGGCAGCTGATATCCGCTGGCAGCAGCGCTTTGCGAATTACACGCGAGCCCTGGAACAACTCGAGCGTTTTTTTGAGCCGCCTGCGCTGAATGAGCGGGAACAGCAAGGTTTGATCAAGGCCTTTGAATACACCTTTGAACTGGCATGGAACACGCTCCGTGATCTGTTGCGCAGTCAAGGCAACGAAAGCTTGCTCGGATCCCGTGACACCTTGCGAGAAGCCTTCCGCCTTGAATTGATTCAAGGCGGTGAGTTTTGGATGCTGATGATTCAAGACCGCAATCTCACCAGCCACACCTACAACCGCGCAACCGCAGATGCGATCGCCGCCAATATTCAGCAGCATTATCTCAGTTGTTTTCAGAGCTTGCGCACTTGCCTGCAGATCCGCTTGGAGCAAGAGGATCGCTGA